One genomic window of Aptenodytes patagonicus chromosome 19, bAptPat1.pri.cur, whole genome shotgun sequence includes the following:
- the TNFRSF14 gene encoding tumor necrosis factor receptor superfamily member 14 yields the protein MGRRPRAAPPVGRPLRRRGAPRPRDPARRTMRLVFAVVLVMQLDRVDALDCGLGEYPIGAECCPMCAAGFRVFKHCTADSSTTCIPCVEDTYTDHPNGLEHCRKCKLCDKGANLVPEVACTYTKNTVCGCLPGYFCSYFGTEDCELCQRYTVCFPGTMVKERGTKTTDNVCEACPPGTSSTANMSYSCTPWPRLKESGWVPGGDGNPSSDSSVTTIVGSVVGTVLVVAAGLTYIWQRKKRKTDVPPVQESVSGQQDQTLLSVENGDQTTVPVQETSADPEKNRPE from the exons atggggcggcggccccgggccgcgccgcccgtgGGGAGGCCGCTGAGgcgccgcggagccccgcgcccccgggACCCTGCCCGGCGGACGATGCGCCTG GTTTTTGCCGTTGTGCTGGTCATGCAGCTGGATCGCGTGGATGCCTTGGACTGTGGGTTGGGAGAGTATCCCATAGGTGCCGAGTGCTGCCCAATGTGCGCTGCTG GATTTCGGGTTTTCAAGCATTGCACTGCAGATTCCAGCACGACATGCATACCTTGTGTTGAGGATACATACACAGATCATCCCAATGGTTTAGAACACTGCAGGAAATGTAAACTGTGTGATAAAG GAGCCAACCTAGTGCCAGAAGTAGCCTGTACCTATACGAAGAATACTGTGTGTGGCTGTCTGCCTGGGTATTTCTGCAGTTATTTTGGGACTGAAGACTGTGAACTTTGTCAACGCTACACTGTCTGCTTTCCTGGCACTATGGTAAAAGAGAGGG GCACGAAGACCACTGACAATGTGTGTGAAGCCTGTCCTCCCGGAACATCCTCAACAGCCAACATGTCCTACAGTTGTACACCGTGGCCCAG ACTTAAGGAGAGCGGCTGGGTACCAGGAGGGGACGGGAATCCTTCCTCAGATTCCTCTGTTACAACAATTGTTGGTTCTGTTGTTGGAACCGTGCTGGTTGTTGCAGCTGGCCTTACATATATctggcaaaggaagaaaaggaaaactgatgtGCCAC cgGTGCAGGAATCAGTG AGTGGACAGCAGGACCAGACTTTGTTATCCGTGGAGAATGGGGATCAAACAACTGTTCCTGTGCAGGAAACCAGTGCCGATCCTGAAAAAAACAGGCCTGAATAG